The nucleotide window TTCCCAAGCCCCGAGTCAGTGACTCTGAGAGCGAGGAGCCTCAGAAGGGACCCGCCAGTGATTCCGAAACTGAGGATGCCTCCAGGCACAAAGAGAAGCCAGAGTCGGACGAGGACAGCGATGGGGAGAACAAGGGAGAGGATGCAGAAATGCAGAAGGACTCCTTTCGTTCAGATAGCCATATAGACAGAAAAAGGATCCAGAGTTCAGACAGTGAGGAGGAGGAACCCAAAAGGCCAAAAATTGACAGTGACGAAGATGAAGAAAAAGTcggggaagaggagaaagtagCAAAGCGAAAAGCTGCTGTGCTTTCTGACagtgaagatgaagagaaagcatgTAAGGATGCTTCCTTTTTTGAACTGTTTGTGCATAGTTTTCATTCTTGTCTGAGCTTGTGACTGAAGCTCTGTGTGTTTCTGAAATGTTAGATCTCTACTATCTCATTCAACTTGATATTCTAAAATATCACTAGGACACTAGTTTTGCTTGGTTTTCAGGGGCCGATCTTAGTATTAAATTGGCTTTGAGTTGTTTTAGGAGCATTGGTTAAGGTCTTACTGGTTCAAAACAGTAAACTAATGGAGTTCCCATGGGAACATGAAAGATAGTTTTCTGTGGGGAAGAGtaatatttcaaagaaatctGTTTATGTGCAAACCCAGCTGGATGCAGACTTGGCTGTGGATCTGACAGTTAATCCGTTAGATCCCATGTAGATAGTGACTGAGCTCCCATGGGTACCTGTCTTGTTAAACATCGTCAAATAGTTGCCAAATACAAGGAAGTTTGTGAGGGACTGTATTTAGAGACTCCGTGTCTCTTTCCAGTCTTTGCTAGCTGGGCCCCTATTTTCATGGATAATAGTTTTcacttcattacttttttttaatgtttatttattttaagagagcatgagcaggggaggggcagagagaaagggagggagagaatccaaagcaggctctgcactgtcagcgcagagcctgatgtaggactcaacCTCACGAGTGAGAAATCATGAcctttgaaatcatgacctgagccgaaatcaagagtcggacacttaatgactgagccacccaggcgccccttgattacTTTTTTATGAAACTTACTTTTGAGTGGGAAGAAGACATGTTTCCTTATGACCTGGCAGTtataggagaaggaaaaagagcctCACACATGTGCCAGCTAGTTTACTGGGGGAGATGAGAAATTCCAAACCGACCAGTGATGATCAGGAATAAGGGGATTCCATAAAAGAATATCTAAACCTTTTCAGTGCTGCTAATACTCAGCAAAATAGAAGGGACTCTAATTCTGCATATCATTGCAGTCTTCAGTTTTTCTGTTCCCCCAAAGGAAAGGTGCCTATTGATGCCCACTTTTATGTTGACAGTTTCATTCTTCATCTTCTGGCCCCTTTTTCCTAAACAATAACAGATAATTGTAATATGACTCTGAACCTTTTAGTACCgttctttttaaatgaagtatttatttaatttctgcacccagcatggggctccagctcatgactCGGGTCAAGAGTCTcttgctcctctgactgagccagccaggtgcccctagttatttttctttttaattattattctaaGCTGTGTGTTAGGAGCCCTTTGATTTTTGCTGAGTACTGCCATTTTAAAAGCACCTGTTATTCTTAGTAATACCATGATCGTGACAAATAAGATTAAggatattttgaacttttttttcacAGCAGCAAAGAAGAGTCGGGTTGTCTCTGATGCAGATGACTCTGACAGTGATGTTATATCAGATAAAccaggcaagagagagaagactcTAGCTTCTGACAGTgaagaagaagcaggaaaagaagaaTTGTCTGATAAGAAGAACGAAGAGAAGGATCTGTTTGGGAGTGATAGTGAGTCGGGGAACGAAGAAGAGTAAGTGACAGCATAACGTGAGTTTTCAAGGGTTCATGTGAGGTGGTAGAGAGGGGtttgtcttttaagttttttaaacttgtattaaaattttattgggaGGTGATACAGTATATCCTGCCCGATTGCATGATTTTGGGGGATTCAGGATTTCAGTTCCTGAACTATTGTTATGTACtataacatagatgaatctcagaatattaagtgaaagaaaaagaggacatGTCTGAATCCACTTATGTGAAGTTCAAGAGCAGGCAAAATTAATCTGTGATGACAGCAATCAGAATGGTGGTTGGCTTTAAGATGTTCATGTAGGGTATTGACTGGAAAGGGATGAACTTTCTGGAGAGATCAAGTTGTTCTATATTTTGATTAGGGTAATGGCTATGTGAATGTTGTCTTTTCTCAAAACCCACTGAAACGGACACTTAAGATCTGCACATTTTATGATAATGTAAATTGTATCTTGTTAGAAAAAGATTTTGTGGTTCCTGTGTAAATGAGAAGAAAGCAaatgatttccttctcttctagAAATCTTATTGCAGACATATTTGGAGAATCTGgtgatgaagaggaagaagaatttaCAGTAAGTATAAGATGgagatatttctttaaatatgctcTCTCTATTTCTGTGACAGTGGTTCCCAAATAGGTAATTCCAATAAGTAGAAATAAACAGGTATGTAaaggcacctgagtagctcagtcgagcatcggacttcagcacagctcatgatcttgaggtttgtgagttcaggatcattgctgtcagcctgtcaatgcagagcccgcttcagatcgcccgtgcccctctctgcccctcccctgcttgcgctctctcaataatgtttttaaaaaaaaaaaaaataaaacaagtgtgTATTCAGTAGAAAAATCGAGAAGAAAGGATTCAGAAAGTGGAATAAAAGTGTATACAGAGGCATAGAAGGAAAGTAACAGGCAAAATTGAATTAATTGGGAGGAACATGTTAAGAGACGACAGAAGGTACGTTATAATGCTGAAGAGAAGGATTCACAGTACTTATGGAACTTGTGATTCTAGCTATGGTAGGCTAGGTAATTTGGACCAACCTTTCTGCTGAGGACAACTAGAAAAGCTagacaaaatacttaaaaatctcATCAGCAGAGGAATAAGGTAACAAAGAATTACTAAGCCCAAAGCTAGCAAAAGACACATACCTAAACAGGTAAGCTCGGACTGGgtggttctgctcctgaaaccaagactacactgtatgttaactaacttgagaataaaaaaataacaaaaaataattttaaaaatgaacagttaaaaaagaaaagagataagctcagcatttaaaatgctttttctgggaTGTTTGCCTGTTCATGCTGAGAGGctagtcatattttaaaaagaatttttttttaatgtttgtttatatttgagagagagagagagggaaagggcagagagaggaggagacacagaatctgaagcagactccagactctgaactgtcagcaaagagcccattGTGgtcctcaaactcacgaatcgcgaaatcatgatctgagccgaagttggatgtttaaccaactgagccacccaggtgccccgaggttgGTCATATTTTTGACAGTTTCTGGGCTCAAGAGACAGTTTTTGGAGGTCAGAGCCTGCTGAGATTAGGAGACCCTTGAAAACCTCTTGCTCTTATCTCTTGCCTACTGCTCTCGGGCACCTGACATATGTAAACAAATCCCTTCAGGACAAAGGTAGCATCATCACAGGCCTCATTATTTCTGTAGTTTATCAGATAAGCAATGTGGTACCTAATTGTcaataatgttaaaaagaaacagtggTGACATCAGACAATAGAAAGAGACCTTGAGGCTCTAGATAATAAGAATTTTAGATGTTGCCTTAAAGTCTTCAGGGAGGTAAAAGGTAAGAAATTTTGTCAGAGCAAACAATGAGAGCTGAGTATAAATTCTGAAACTGTAAAATTACAGTAACTGAAATTAATTCCATGGATGAGTTTAACAACAGATTAGATTTATTCGAAAAGGAGTGAACTGATGGATGATAGGTTAGAAGGAGCTATTTAGAATGAAGAATTAAgatatgtaaaagaataaaatgtaaattatacatGAGAATGTTTAACATAGGTTGAATcttaggagaggaaaaaaatgtatgtggcaGAAGCAGTAAAGGAAATGATACATAAAGCTAGAGATTCTAGAAGTACAAATTATGAGCAGGATAAATGCAATGATATGATGAAACCTACACCTAAATACATCATAGTAGAATTGCAAGAAACCAAAAAAGACTGGGAAATATTAAAAGTAGCCAGAGGGGGAAAATACTACATTCAGAGAGGCAAAGATTAGACTGTAACAGCTGACTTCTTAGTAGAAACAGTAGAATCCAATAATTTCAAACTCAGTGTTCTGTTACAGTCAGCAAAAATATTTGTCAGGAATGAAGATTCCCTCCTAGTTCATCTTACCAGGATACCAATGGAAGGAGATACGAAAGGCAGAAAATCTCAGGTGGAAGGTCAAGAACTCAGGGAGGAAAAAAGCACAAAAGTATGTGGGTAAATCTAAATGAGTATTGatgctacaaaaaaaaagttctgtctAGTGtagattaaaatatgtataaaatttcaAACGTGTGACAGCAGTAACAAATTGGGAATGGACATGGTCTTTACAGATATGTGAAAGGATGTCAGTAGACTTTGCATTGTAATCCCTGAAGCAACCACTAAGATGACTAATAGAATGTGTAGCCTCCAACctaaggaggaaaaaatggaatagTAAAAgctaatccaaaagaaggcaagagaaaaaaaaaagaggtatagaACAGGGGACGATTGGAAAGTAGTATATGGTAAAGGTAGCAGATTTAAGCTTTGATAACATCTCTGATTATATTCAGTTGAAATGTATCAAGTGCTCCAATTAAAGCACAGAGATGGTCAGACTGGATTTTACAAAATAGCTATATACTCATTTCAAGATTCatatgaaacagaagataaaagttgaaaataaaagaatggaaaaagatactctATGAACACTAATCAGAAGAAAACTGGCACAGGATAGGGATATCAGAGAGACAGACCTTGATCAAGGCAGAAAAACATTTGAGATAAAGAGGGTcacttcataataaaaagtttttaaaattgtgtatatatactacgaCAGCTGAAATGTATATACACAACAAAAGTTGACAGCTGCAAAGAGAAATACACAAATCTGTTTTCTGAGTGGAATGTAGCCAATAGAACAAGCAGACCAAAAAGCCACAGAAGAGTGTCTTTTTATGTAATCTGgatatgaatacaaatataaaagatTGATGattgtaaaagttaaaattatttcctattcTTTGTCTTGCCTTTTCATATCCTTAATGGAGTCTTTGAtgaacaagtttttaattttaatataaatcaacTTTGCatgtcttttcctttatggtggAACTTTTTGAATTCCAAGAAATTGTTGCTTATCCCTAAGGTCGTAAAGATATTCTCTTTGAATTATTCTCTAGAAGCTTGTTTTAACCTTTCACATTTAGTTATACAATTCACCTGTAATGGATAATGGGTGTGTATGAGATAGAAGTCaaggggtccctggctggctcagtctgtggagtatgcgactcttaatctcggggtcgtaagtttgagccccatgttggatatagagattacttaaaaataaaatgttttaggggcgcctgggtggctcagttggttaagcgattgacttcggcttgggtcatgatcttgcagtttgtgagtttgagccccgtgttgggctctgtgctgacagctcagagcccggagcctacttcagattctgtgtttccccctctctctacccctctcctactcatgctctgtgtctatctctcaataataaataaacgttaaaaaaattttttttaattaataaataaataaataaataaataaataaataaataaataaaatgttttaaaaaagaaaaaagtcaaggtatattccccccgccccaccccattTGGAATATCCAGTTGACCCAGATCATCCTTTCCTGCTCCTCTGTAGTGCTATCTTTGTCATTACATGTAGTGTCTATGATTTCCAGTCTGTCTCAGCAgtatcttctctgttttcttggtCTCTTTATCCTTGTACTGTTAATATAGAACTGCTGATATTTGGTTGTATATGTCCTCTAAGCTTGTTATTcctcaagattgccttggcttttactttttcccattcccatataaattttaaaccaAGCTTTTGCAAAAATTACAAAGTGTAGCCAATGTTTTCTGAGTACAAAGCAGTGAAATTGGAACTTcattacaaaatgaaacaaaatattcttgCCACCCAGAAATTTAAGATGTCCTtgtcaggctgcctgggtggctcagttggttgagcatatgactctggatttcagcttggatcatgatcctagggtcatgggatcgagccctacattgggctccgtgctgagcatggaacctgcttaaaagattctctctctctcccactaccCCTCTCCTCTACTCGCAgtctctcgctcaaaaaaaaaaaaaattaaagaaaaaagacatgttTGTTAAACAGGTCTTGCATTGAAACATTATTAATTACTAAAGTAAGAGAGTGAAACTAGATGAATTTAGAGTCTAAGATGGTAGCAGGATAGCAGAGTGAAGCTAAGGAAAATAGGaagaattcattcaacaaatatttgggaACCTGTATGCCAGATTGCGTGGACATTGCTCTTGTGGAGCACATACTCAGTTAAGCAGCATTTTACAAGAATAAGATGTGTGTCTCTAGTTTGGAGAGTTAACGACCAGCTTGGTTATAGGTTGAGTTCAGTGAGAAAAACAGCATACTAGGTGAACCATTGGAAAGGTCTTTCTAAGTATGACGTGAAAGTTAGAAGCTATAAAGAAAAGActgaccataaaaataaaataaaatattatgcctGGAAAACATtaccataaacaaaacaaaactgcaaacGTGAGGATTGTGCTGTCCCTGTCATTTACAGAGGGctaatttccataatttttattttattttattttttttaaatgtttatttatttttgagagagagacaaagacagagcacaagtggggaaggtgtagagagagagagagagagaggacacagaaattttgaagcaggctccaggctctgcgctatcagcaccaagcccaacctggggctcaaactcacaaaccgtgagatcataatctgagctaagtcagatggttaacggactgagccacccaggtgctaatTTCCCTAATTTTTAAAGAGCCTTTCCATACCAATAAGACAAAGCTCCAACAGGAAATGGACATAGGCTATTGGGAGTTCCATAGAGAAAGAATTACAAATGgcttttaaacatgaaaaaaaaaggctcacCCTTATTCATGCAAAGAAAGATACCTTTTAGTTTTCAGTCCAGATAATTGGCACCTATTAATATTTGATAACCTGTAATAGTGAGAAGCTGGGGAAACAGGTGTATTTATGCTTTGCTGGAAGGAGAGTTAATTAGTGTAACTTCTGTGGAAAGTTTGGTATTtcacaaaatttcaaatacatataCCTAAATGTCAGTGGCAAAACTTATAAACAAATTATAGTTGCAGTCATAGGGTGAAATAGTGTAAAGCCTTAAAAATGAGAATACTTTATGCCAATATGAATTGGTCCCCAGATTGTGTTGTTAAATGTGGAAAGTGCAGAACATTTTCCTGTACCCAGTGTGTAGAGTATGCTGccatttatataataaaaggaGATAgtaaatacatatgtgtacaaATAGGTATATCAGTGTAGGCTCAGCCTATTTCTGGAAGGAGACCTAAGAAAACTAGTAACACTACCGTCTAGCGTGGGAGTCAGTTTTTTTGCTATATGCTTTTTGATAcctgtttaatttttgttctttgtgaatgtattactttaaaaaggcaaaacattaaaaaaaaaaaaaggcaaaacatttAAGAGCAGTTATACAGAAGAAAATCTGTAAGAAAGTTGTGATAACCCTGGCAAATTTACCTGGCCTTTAGGGTTTTAACCAAGAAGatttggaagaggaaaaaagtgaAACCCAGGTAAAAGAAGCAGAAGATTCAGATTCTGATGATAACataaagagaggaaaacagtaagtttgttttattttatttttttaatttgttaaagagaacttaaaaaatgaaggttAGAACCTAtcaaactttgttttttcttattttggttcCTTATTAAGTGTAGGAAAGAAcctgttccatttttcttttacttctctatATACAGTGCTGtctgaaaatgtttactttcgttatttttttcatttgccctGTGCTCAGCTGTCTTGATTTGTGGGGTTATATGGTGTCACCTTCACCAAGTAAGCTCTTGACTTACTGAAAAATAACCTAATaattagaatacattttttttttttttttttttttttttgagagaaaagctGACTTTGGGATCCCAGGGGCAATAAGGTAAAGTTTTAGCTACAAAATATTAGTCGATTGAATTTCACATACTTTTGTGAGACGGTTGGAATCTGTGTTCAGAGAAGTCTGGTATCTTGAAAGGTGCCAAATTCTAATAAGTACTTGCGCTTTAGAAGAAAGCAGCATTTCATGGAGTTAGAATTAAGAAAGTTGGTGGTTATTAACTGTGACAAAAGGAAATATGTATAAAGGGGGTTTGTATTTCACTTGATTTTGTGTTGCTGCTTAGTATGGACTTTCTGTCGGATTTCGAGATGATGTTGCAGCGGAAGAAGAGCATGAGCGGCAAGCGTAGACGGAATCGTGATGGCGGTACTTTCATCAGTGACGCCGATGACGTAGTGAGTGCCATGATCGTCAAGATGAATGAAGCTGCCGAGGTGAGATGGACCCCTGCCAGCCCCCTCTTGCCTTTCCTCGCTTGATTTGTTGTGTGGCCttttcagggaagggaaagaaaaagtagcTGGCGATCGTGTAGCTGAAATAAGACTGAACATGGGTGTTCAATTGTTGAAATAAATGTATTGATAGGAGTATATTATCTTGTTTTCCGTGTTggtagaatttgaaattttctgtaattCAAATAGGAGAAAGCATCCAAGTAAACAAGAACAGTAACATTGTTCCCCTAAATTTGTAATTGGTCAGGCTAATTACTCTGATAGTTTTGTAGGTTTGACAGAATTTGGGGTTCTACAAAAAAGCGTATTCTTTcttgtagaaaaaaatgttaccttgCGAAATTGCTgccttattttaaagtttagggggcacctgggtggctcagtcaggtaaagcatccagctcttgatctcagctcaggtcttgatctcagggtcatgaattcaagccctgccttgggctctatgctaGGGGTGAAGCCAATAAATACTGCTGtttgaaaaatctttttcttcctggataGGAAGACAGACAGTTGAACAATCAAAAAAAGCCAGCActgaaaaaattaacattattgcCAACTGTGGTCATGCACCTTAAGAAGTAAGTATTgtgttttcttgaaaaatttttttccttttaatggaataatattcaaaCTATGTACCAGTGTTCTAGAGATGTTAAAGAATGACTGTCTTCTatcaattcacagaaaaatagtaATGAATAGCATCTCCTGAATCATGTTACTTCCTCACAGATCTTTAACCTTTGCTCCCTGATACAAACGAAAAATGGCAAACTGAtactaaggaaagaaaagcacataAACTACTGCCTTCATTCTTTATAGACCGTCTTATCTTGAGTCTGGTAAAGTTGGATCTCCTTTACCGGTGTGGCGGAGAGCAGAGCAGATTCTGAGGGACTACTTGAAACATATATTGTAGAGTCTTATATGACCAGTTATTATCATGAAGTATGTCACTGGTCCTTCTGGAATAAGGACCTTTTTATGGTAGATCCTTGTCATGAGGCTCTTCCATTGGTGTACTCATATTCCTGACtcactttgttttctccttgaaCCTAACCATAGCCAACAGCATAGGCTAGAACTTTCCACTAGAAAATTGCTGCCTTAATCCCAAGAAGCAGTTTTCTGTTGCAGATTTCATATATGTAATATTGTCATAATATGTCAATAGAGTAATTGATTCTGtacataaaatggaatttaaatatttgtatttctttgggatttttttttttctgctaagaGAATAATATTCTCCTTGGTGTCCTGCAAAGAATAGCACAGTTCTGGGTTGTCTATCACCTAACTAGTTTGAGAATCtctaaacattattattatttttttcagttgtaaTAATTGGAGCTTACTGTCTGTACCATTCATATCAACATTAACCTATCTTGTATAATTCATGTTTTTAACAAATGATCTTTGCCTCTcaaatctgtttttaaagtaGGAACTACATTTCATACTGCTTTTGAAATAGGATGAAATAATGTATATTGAGTAACTTTAAAAGTagttttggggggcgcctgggtggctcagttggttaagcgtccgacttcagctcaggtcatgatctcatggtccgtgagttcgagccccgcgttgggctctgtgctgccagctcagagcctggagcctgcttcagattctgtgtctccctctctctctgcccctcccctgttcatgctgtgtctctctctgtctcaaaaataaacaaacattaaaaaaataaatagatagatagataaataaataaagtaggttTTGGAAATTTCACTAAACATATAAGAAAATCCAGAGAAAGCTACAGTGCAACCAAGGTTAAtagacttgactttttttttttaattactgcagGCAAGAccttaaagaaacatttattgacagCGGTGTAATGTCTGCCATCAAAGAATGGCTCTCCCCTCTACCGGATAGGAGTTTGCCAGCACTAAAGATTCGAGAGGAGCTGTTGAAGATTCTACAAGAGGTTAGAGGCGGATAATTTGACTGTATGCTCCTCTAATTGTCTGTTGTGGTTTGTATAATTACAACCTCTGTGTTTTACTGTATGTTCTTATACATTCTCTCTGACATAGTCTGTCGGAACAGGGGTTTCATGTATATGTGTTTAGTAGGAACATATCAAATAAAATGAGCATAAAAAGGAaggccttttaaaatttcatgtaactatagaattgaaagaaaaagatcttGGAGTTGCGGTTGTTTATCTGAGAGTAATCATACAGTAGTGGACATGTTCTGGGGAGACACTTGAAGTAGAACAGGCACCAACTTCAGTCAGATAACTTGCATGTGAGTCTTGAGCTGGGCTGCCTTTATGTGGCTGTGACACCTTGGGCAGGCTACTTAACTTCTGAAGGAATTCCCAAGGAACTTCCTTTGTGCCAGGTGTTCATACATGTTTTGGTTCATTTATTCCTCACGACAAACCTGCAAGGTAGGTGTATTGtcttcattctacagatgaggaaattaagactcggagaagttaaatgacttgtccaaggtcacataactagCAGATGGCTATGCTTGGGTTCAGACTGATTCAGAGGCCTGTATTGACTCTTGTTTTAAACTACTAACCTCTGAGTGTGGTTAGTACACATTTTCTCACATTAAGTTTTACTTTGACTCAGTATAATACGGAACTCTCAACTTTTGATGTGAACACAGAGTATCTTTGTGTTCAATGTCTGCAGATCCTGAAAATGGATTTTTTGTTACTCTGTTGTGAATGAACCAGACCTTGGAGGTCCTCTAGAGTAGATTGGCAGGACTCCCAGCTTCTGAGTGattaatgtgtatgtatgtgtttatgttcCCCAGCTACCTAGTGTGAGCCAGGAGACCCTGAAGCATAGTGGGATTGGACGAGCAGTGATGTATCTCTATAAACACCCCAAGGAATCAAGGTCCAACAAGGATATGGCAGGGAAATTAATCAGTAtgtacattttgctttttgtttgttgtgtttgtgTATATCAGAAAGACATgtataaataactatatttttgtcaagattcatttaaaatgagttcataaagtagaatagaaaattttttggtaatttcttatagttaccaggtttttttttttaacccttagACTTAAAATGTTTCTCAGCAGATTTAAGTATGCTGTCAATATTAAAGATAGCAAGTGAAAAGTTGTCTAAGCCTGGATCAAGAGCATGTATAGAGAGGTTAGTGTACAGGCCCTAGAGTCAGTcatacctgggttcaaatccttacTGCATATCCTTAGGCAAGTGATTTAAgctctaagccttggtttcctcctctgtaaaataattatgtattcaCTTAAGTAAAAGTTACATGAGAGGATATATATAAAGCAtggtgcttagcacatagtaagtccTCAAGAAATGTTAGCCACTAATGCTATTGTTGTTAACTTTTATAATGATCTCCAAAGCCTTTTGCATGTTCTATTTAATGATACCAGAGAAATCCAGGAGTCTGGATGAAATTCATCTAATCTGTTACCATATCATTTATGAAATCTTTCAGTTTTAAGAATGAAACCATGTGTGTTTTCATCGTTCTCCTTAACTCTTCCTGTGCTCTGTGTTGGAAAGGAATGTTTTAAACTTCAAGGGTATATCAAAAAATAACTACTCCTCTATGTGAAGAcagtaattatttttctcctcaacTTCTGAGATTATCAAAACTTTttgagagaaatttattttttgttataaatcAGAGAAATGTTACATTTTTGATCTTGTTAATAATTTGTAGTGCGCTATTGTATGAGAACTTTTATGCATTAGTTCTCAACTCTGATTTTGCCCTCTGCTTAGAGAAACAGAGTATTTCCATTGATACCCATGACTTACTGTAACAGTGATTCTGAATCCAGTAGTGGGGTCGGTGGGTCTGTGTATATAAAGATACATAGGCCCCCTGAGACCCCCTGCTTCCTTCTTACTTGATAACACCTATCTTCTGTGTGTGAAGTTTCCTGCTTGTTTTGATAGTGTATTAAGTGGAACATTATGTTGAGGACAAAAACGTCAGTTGGCACTTCTGGACTTTCAATGACTAAACAGTGGGCATGTAGTAGTTTTCTTCATGGTCATGTCCCTGTAGCAGCTTTCTTAGATTTCATGAAATCTAGATTCCACACTGCACTATTAAAATGCAATTTTTGAAGATGTAGACCATTTGACAATTTGACTTGTTTTTGGTTAAAATAGGAACGTGGAAGAATTTgaagattttctattttcaataaATTGTTAGAAATTAGGCAATGAAATGTCAGCACTGCT belongs to Felis catus isolate Fca126 chromosome C1, F.catus_Fca126_mat1.0, whole genome shotgun sequence and includes:
- the IWS1 gene encoding protein IWS1 homolog isoform X6, whose protein sequence is MDSEYYSGDQSADDGGATPVQDERDSGSDVEDDVNEQHSGSDTGSVERHSENEPSDREDGLNKRHHVTDSENDDPSNLNASDSESEELQRQKDSDSESEEHAEPVASDSENEDTHQRASDSESEETRKLPVSDSENEDLLNGHATDSENEDARKHPASDSEMEELPKSPASDSETEDVLKPQISDSESEEPPQHQASDSENEELPKPRISDSESEELPKPRVSDSESEEPQRTQASDSENEELPKPRVSDSESEDPPRHQASDSENEELPKPRVSDSESEGPPRHQASDSENEELPKPRVSDSESEDPPRNQASDSENEELPKPRVSDSESEEPQKGPASDSETEDASRHKEKPESDEDSDGENKGEDAEMQKDSFRSDSHIDRKRIQSSDSEEEEPKRPKIDSDEDEEKVGEEEKVAKRKAAVLSDSEDEEKASAKKSRVVSDADDSDSDVISDKPGKREKTLASDSEEEAGKEELSDKKNEEKDLFGSDSESGNEEENLIADIFGESGDEEEEEFTGFNQEDLEEEKSETQVKEAEDSDSDDNIKRGKHMDFLSDFEMMLQRKKSMSGKRRRNRDGGTFISDADDVVSAMIVKMNEAAEEDRQLNNQKKPALKKLTLLPTVVMHLKKQDLKETFIDSGVMSAIKEWLSPLPDRSLPALKIREELLKILQEMNGLGLYLVLPQTTKV